The stretch of DNA TTTCCGTTCGCGAGATGGTTTGGCCCTACCTCTACTTCAACGAGGCGGTCTTCAACTGGAGGGACCCCCTGCCGGGAGCATTTCGGCTGATCCGACCGTGTGCGGGCAGGGCGGCGCGATGGCTGTTGCGCCGATCCAGGATCAGGGGACAATAGTTGGCTGCGACAGCACGGGAACTGATCATCAACTTCACGCCGACGGGTATGATACCGACGAAGGCGGTGAATCCTCACGTTCCGATCACGACGGATGAGATCATCGAGGATGTCCGCCAGGCGTGTGCGGTCGGCATCACTTCGGTGCACTTGCACGCTCGCGATGAAGCAACAGGGGAACCCACTCATAGCGCGGTCATGTACGAGAGGATCATCACGGGTGTTCGGGAGTTTGCGCCGGACCTGGTCATCTGCGTCAGTCTCTCCGGGCGGACGTGGTCCGAGTTCGAGAAGCGCGCGGAGCCTCTGAATCTGGCCGGAGCCGCAAAGCCCGACATGGGCAGCCTGACGCTGAGTTCACTCAACTTCAGCAGACAGGCCAGCGTAAACGCACCGGACACGATCATGCAACTCGCCGAGCG from Armatimonadota bacterium encodes:
- a CDS encoding 3-keto-5-aminohexanoate cleavage protein is translated as MAATARELIINFTPTGMIPTKAVNPHVPITTDEIIEDVRQACAVGITSVHLHARDEATGEPTHSAVMYERIITGVREFAPDLVICVSLSGRTWSEFEKRAEPLNLAGAAKPDMGSLTLSSLNFSRQASVNAPDTIMQLAERMKDRGIKPELEAFDSGMINYACYLAERAVIGPPHYFNLILGNIACAQADLLHVGIMIRDLPASSL